Sequence from the Colletotrichum higginsianum IMI 349063 chromosome 6, whole genome shotgun sequence genome:
TCGCACCGGGCTTGAACGGGGTGACATGCAACGAGCGATGTGCCCACTAAAGCCAGATGTCATTTCAGGTAGCCGCCCGAAAAACTCCTTTTAGGTAACGAATAACAAAGGCTGGAGAGCGAAGGCCGGCGAAAGAACGCCAAGCCATAAATGTCCCCTGTGAAGCACAATTGCCGATTCGTCTGTATGCACTTCAAAGCTCAGCCTGTCTGCCATGATGAAATCACGGAATACTGTCCCCATGACATAATTATAGCGCAGCGGGAACCAGCCGTTCTCGTTCCACCCGCAATCTATCGCCTGTGGACCGCAACACCGGGCCCCCCCACGCTGCCGACGCACGAGTTGCGTCCAGTGTCCGATCTCGCTTCAACGTGGGCCCGATGCAGCTAGGCCCAGCTGGGAATCATCGACTTCCCCTCTTCCCGCCCCTCTTCGCGAAGGCCGTCAAAATAGCGCCTCGACCAAGACTAAGCTGGTGAGAGTGCTATGTAGTATCTTGAATCATTGTCGAGTATCTGCCTTTGTCTGTGCGAAACGACGTACGGAATACGGAAAACGGAATACAATGACGTCGACTCCTACCCCGGGTGCCAACGACCCCTTGGCTAGTTTTTATGCAAAGTAAATCGAATGCACGCTTTCGTTAGCTTTTGTTAAGGTTACCATGCTGACCCCTGCCAGAGTTGATGAGCTCGAAAGCGTCTTCATCGAAAGTATGTAACCGCGCGCCCATTTCTGGGAGCACGCCGATTTTACTCACGCATGTGCTACAGGACTTGGGGATGCAGTCAAGATCCCATCAATTTCTGCCCAAGCAGACCGAAGGAAGGATGTATTCGAGGTACGAACCCAAACACAAATTTCACACCTTACAAGACCCAGCAAGAGCGTGAACTCGTCATGCTGCCGGTGCTGACCCCAAGCCAGATGAGTGAATGGGTCGCCGCCAAGATGAGAGCTGTCGGGATCGACGTCACACTCAAACCTCTTGGCAAGCAAACGGGCACCGACCTTGAGCTTCCGCCCTTGGTGCTGGGACGATACGGCAACGACCCCCAAAAGCCGACAGTCCTCGTGTACTGCCATTACGATGTCCAACCCGCCTCCCTCGAGGACGGCTGGAAGCACGAGCCGTTCGTGATGACGGTCGAGGACAACGGCAGGCTCTGCGGGCGCGGCACTTCGGACGACAAGGGCCCCCTGATCGGGTGGATCAACATGATCGAGGCGTTCCAagaggtcggcgtcgacgtgccGGCGAATCTGGTCTTCTGCTTCGAGGGCATGGAAGAGAACGGGTCTTTCGGTCTCCGGGAGGccctggaggaggaggcggacaAGTACTTCGCCGACGTGGACGTCGTCTgcatcgccgacgtcgtgTGGGTCAGCGACGAGCAGCTCAGCATCCCGCAGGGCCTGAGGGGCATCATCTTCTACCTGGTGACCATCACCGGCGCGAAGCAGGACGCCCACAGCGGCGGCTTTGGCGGCCAGATCTCGGAGCCGATGATCGACATGGTGAACATCATGGCGTCGCTGGTGGACTCGAACGGAAAGATCTTGATCCCCGGCATCTACGACAACGTCCAACCCGTCACGGAAAAGGAGTACGAGAGCTACAAAGAGCTCAACATCTCCGAGGACTCTTTGTACGGCGGTACGGGGGGGAGAAGTCTCCA
This genomic interval carries:
- a CDS encoding Peptidase family M20/M25/M40, with translation MLPVLTPSQMSEWVAAKMRAVGIDVTLKPLGKQTGTDLELPPLVLGRYGNDPQKPTVLVYCHYDVQPASLEDGWKHEPFVMTVEDNGRLCGRGTSDDKGPLIGWINMIEAFQEVGVDVPANLVFCFEGMEENGSFGLREALEEEADKYFADVDVVCIADVVWVSDEQLSIPQGLRGIIFYLVTITGAKQDAHSGGFGGQISEPMIDMVNIMASLVDSNGKILIPGIYDNVQPVTEKEYESYKELNISEDSLYGGTGGRSLHDNQADALIARWKKPSLSLHRIENALPGAGAVTSIPAKLVGKFSIRTVPFMKAEEIDVIVRKHIQDRFASLGSKNDIEIEAYPSDWFYEDAGHWNYEAAIRATRNVWGVDPAMTCEGGSIPIALDFKKILKKNVLLLPVGRPTDGQHSTNEKLDKSN